From the genome of Amycolatopsis sp. NBC_01488, one region includes:
- a CDS encoding recombinase family protein, producing MPETGELEKIDTQWADNRKVIDRVGACLGEELSDGLSAWKRSVRRPGWQRLLERVESGESDGIVVWHTDRLFRQPRDLEKLIELGERGFKVYSAHGERDLADPDDRFIMRIEVAHAARSSDDTSRRIKRRFATFREQGRPTGGPRTFGFPGKDQTWKPGHGQTKADQPLVPADLVAHERQAIRDAAADILTGVSIREIARRWNEAGLRTAAGREWVQVTVRETLKRSTLGGVIEHEGKPVGRLAGEPVLDQRTYERLRALFAGRKRGRVAGERYIGTGILRCGVCNTKLSAHAQAPQTYPDGTTRATYFCNKDRRGCGRVYADVRSVDRELRIFTLKRLSDSRHAAAISAARSQVAERLAEVNEEIARCESLQRALSERLGSRQITLDAFDAANEPLAADLAKLTAERKSLSGGNPEGPTEAQSVETLDAQWTAGGYAEKRAMLISALGRDRLVIKRYEQNGKRMFDKDRVKHIEADDGRPDIEVQAG from the coding sequence GTGCCGGAGACGGGCGAGCTGGAGAAGATCGACACGCAGTGGGCCGACAACCGCAAGGTGATCGACCGGGTCGGCGCGTGTCTGGGTGAAGAGCTGTCGGACGGCCTGTCCGCGTGGAAGCGCTCGGTCCGGCGTCCGGGGTGGCAACGGCTGTTGGAGCGGGTGGAGTCGGGCGAGTCGGACGGGATCGTGGTCTGGCACACCGACCGCCTGTTCCGGCAGCCGCGTGACCTGGAAAAGCTGATCGAACTGGGCGAACGTGGGTTCAAGGTCTACTCCGCACACGGTGAGCGGGACTTGGCGGACCCGGACGACCGGTTCATCATGCGGATCGAGGTCGCGCACGCGGCGCGCTCGTCGGATGACACGTCGAGGCGGATCAAACGCCGCTTCGCCACGTTCCGGGAGCAGGGCCGTCCGACTGGCGGGCCGCGTACGTTCGGGTTCCCCGGCAAGGACCAGACGTGGAAGCCGGGTCACGGCCAGACCAAGGCTGATCAGCCGTTGGTCCCGGCTGACCTGGTCGCGCACGAGCGGCAGGCGATCCGGGACGCCGCCGCGGACATCCTGACCGGGGTGTCGATCAGGGAGATTGCCCGGCGGTGGAACGAGGCCGGGTTGCGCACGGCAGCCGGGCGGGAGTGGGTGCAGGTGACCGTGCGGGAGACGTTGAAGCGTTCGACATTGGGCGGGGTGATCGAGCACGAAGGTAAGCCGGTCGGCCGGTTGGCGGGTGAGCCGGTCTTGGATCAGCGGACGTATGAGCGGTTGCGGGCGTTGTTCGCCGGGCGCAAGCGCGGCCGGGTGGCCGGTGAGCGCTACATCGGGACCGGGATTCTGCGCTGCGGGGTGTGCAACACCAAGCTGTCCGCGCACGCGCAGGCCCCGCAGACCTATCCGGATGGGACGACGCGGGCGACGTACTTCTGTAACAAGGATCGGCGTGGGTGCGGGCGGGTGTATGCCGACGTGCGCAGCGTGGACCGGGAGTTGCGGATCTTCACGCTCAAGCGGTTGTCCGACTCGCGGCACGCGGCGGCTATCTCGGCGGCCCGCTCGCAGGTGGCCGAACGGCTCGCGGAGGTGAACGAGGAGATCGCGCGGTGTGAGTCCTTGCAGCGCGCGTTGTCGGAGCGGTTGGGGTCGCGTCAGATCACCTTGGACGCCTTCGACGCCGCGAACGAACCCCTCGCCGCCGACTTGGCCAAGCTCACGGCGGAACGCAAATCGTTGTCCGGCGGGAACCCGGAAGGGCCGACCGAGGCGCAGAGTGTGGAAACGCTGGACGCGCAGTGGACAGCGGGCGGCTACGCGGAGAAGCGCGCGATGCTGATCAGCGCGCTCGGCCGGGACCGGCTGGTGATCAAGCGGTACGAACAGAACGGCAAGCGCATGTTCGACAAGGACCGCGTCAAGCACATCGAAGCCGACGACGGGCGGCCGGACATCGAGGTGCAGGCCGGGTGA
- a CDS encoding helix-turn-helix domain-containing protein, with protein MFSPGRLRAYRDLYGYTRVALAARVGISADTLTAYEQGADTPDTATLTTLAAALNVDAHAFTGPSGADDSWEYWGLLCAAMPPMTEDQIATVATVLRRIDKHHHPADDPAAEPPRAA; from the coding sequence GTGTTCTCGCCCGGACGGCTACGCGCTTACCGGGACCTGTACGGCTACACCCGGGTAGCCCTGGCCGCCCGGGTCGGGATATCCGCCGACACCCTCACCGCGTACGAACAAGGAGCCGACACACCCGACACCGCCACCCTGACCACTCTGGCCGCCGCCCTCAACGTCGACGCCCACGCGTTCACCGGGCCGTCCGGCGCGGACGACTCCTGGGAGTACTGGGGGCTGCTCTGCGCCGCCATGCCACCCATGACCGAGGACCAGATCGCCACCGTCGCGACCGTGCTCCGCCGGATCGACAAACACCACCACCCCGCCGACGACCCGGCCGCCGAACCGCCCCGCGCCGCATAG
- a CDS encoding replication-relaxation family protein: MSQPRLAYIATHSGGHALRGSVADAIAAGRTLTTRDRELIALLADHKALTTDQIARLFYGHDNTARKRLVRLTDRGILARFRTCVRPGSQSWRYTLGTLGAMIHAAAHGDTLPTAAKTREKVLKLAQNPRLNHLLGVNEFFVTLTEHARKNNRCNLAEWWNEQSITEACARIVRPDGYGKWVDGDRATGLFIEYDTGTEKLETVLSKLDGYRELASADVAHPILFVLPGVKRQNNFHRLASANPATLGGLTVASAAAEDLATTGPADAVWLLAGTRTRYRLIDLPRPTAHRRAA; this comes from the coding sequence ATGTCGCAACCCCGACTGGCTTATATAGCCACCCATTCCGGTGGTCATGCCCTGCGGGGCAGCGTCGCTGACGCGATCGCCGCCGGCCGGACACTGACCACCCGGGACCGGGAACTGATCGCGCTGCTGGCCGACCACAAGGCGCTCACCACCGACCAGATCGCCCGCCTCTTCTACGGCCACGACAACACCGCCCGCAAACGACTGGTCCGACTCACCGACCGCGGGATACTCGCCCGCTTCCGGACCTGCGTGCGGCCCGGCTCGCAGTCCTGGCGCTACACCCTCGGCACGCTCGGCGCGATGATCCACGCCGCCGCGCACGGCGATACCCTGCCGACCGCCGCGAAAACACGTGAAAAAGTGCTCAAGCTCGCCCAGAACCCCCGACTGAATCACCTTCTCGGCGTCAACGAATTCTTTGTCACGCTCACAGAACATGCCCGCAAGAATAATAGATGCAACTTGGCAGAATGGTGGAACGAGCAATCCATTACCGAAGCGTGTGCCCGGATCGTACGCCCCGACGGATACGGGAAATGGGTCGACGGCGACCGAGCAACTGGCTTATTTATCGAATACGACACGGGAACAGAAAAACTGGAAACCGTTCTGAGTAAACTCGATGGATATCGAGAATTGGCTTCGGCGGACGTTGCTCACCCGATTCTGTTCGTACTGCCGGGCGTGAAACGGCAGAACAACTTCCACCGGCTGGCCTCTGCCAACCCGGCCACGCTCGGCGGGCTCACCGTCGCCAGCGCCGCCGCCGAAGACCTCGCCACGACCGGCCCCGCAGACGCGGTGTGGCTACTGGCCGGCACCCGCACCCGATACCGCCTGATCGACCTTCCTCGACCCACCGCGCACCGCCGCGCCGCCTGA
- a CDS encoding type IV secretory system conjugative DNA transfer family protein — translation MSNWDNTGREIGVDVADARHHVHVQGVTGSGKSTWLANHVLGEAEAGRGVALLDCQGDLARHVLDRLPARCGDRLIILDPAESEAPPAWNVLAPAPGARTAAAGREWAAENVVGVFRRLYAAWWGPRMDDVMRAACLTLARRPGSTLADVIPILTRPEFRRILLAEHGEPDGLDGFWDGFDQLGVGQRAQLCGPILSRLRGVLSRRFARDLLGAARSTINLTDVLDGGIIVARLAKGEIGENTAQLVGSLLLSGLWSHAIQRSALPPDARRDATIVVDECHNFLHLPIGVDDTLAEARGYRISLVLAHQHLAQLPAEVRDAVNANARNKILFTVSPDDASKLVRHVAPYFTEQDLCRRGAFEVVARIVHHGHDAPPFTLATEPLPPAIPGRAEKLRAAARARTGLSVARRANTTKRRRLAAAPGSDKVRPAPALDHRLVESSDVDKAG, via the coding sequence GTGTCCAACTGGGACAACACCGGCAGGGAAATCGGCGTGGACGTCGCCGACGCCCGTCATCACGTCCACGTGCAAGGCGTGACCGGCTCGGGCAAATCCACCTGGCTGGCCAACCACGTCCTGGGCGAAGCCGAAGCGGGACGCGGCGTAGCCCTGCTGGACTGCCAAGGCGACCTCGCCCGCCACGTGCTCGACCGGCTCCCGGCCCGCTGCGGGGACCGGCTGATCATCCTGGACCCGGCCGAATCCGAGGCGCCCCCGGCCTGGAACGTGCTCGCTCCCGCGCCGGGGGCGCGGACGGCGGCGGCCGGGCGGGAATGGGCGGCTGAGAACGTCGTCGGTGTCTTCCGGCGGCTGTATGCCGCCTGGTGGGGGCCACGCATGGACGACGTGATGCGCGCGGCCTGCCTGACCCTGGCCCGGCGGCCGGGCTCCACCCTGGCCGACGTGATCCCGATCCTCACGCGACCGGAGTTCCGCCGCATCCTGCTCGCCGAACACGGCGAACCCGACGGGCTGGACGGATTCTGGGACGGCTTCGACCAACTCGGCGTGGGGCAGCGCGCCCAGTTGTGCGGGCCGATCCTCTCTCGGCTGCGCGGGGTGCTCTCGCGACGGTTCGCCCGAGACCTGCTCGGCGCCGCGCGATCCACGATCAACCTCACCGACGTGCTGGACGGCGGAATCATCGTCGCCCGGCTGGCGAAAGGAGAAATCGGCGAGAACACCGCCCAACTCGTCGGATCGCTACTGCTGTCCGGGTTGTGGTCGCACGCCATTCAGCGCTCGGCATTGCCGCCGGACGCGCGGCGGGACGCAACGATTGTCGTCGATGAATGCCACAATTTCCTACACCTGCCGATCGGCGTGGACGACACCTTGGCCGAAGCACGCGGCTACCGCATTTCGCTGGTGCTGGCGCACCAGCATTTGGCACAGCTGCCCGCGGAGGTGCGGGACGCGGTGAATGCGAACGCCCGCAACAAAATCCTGTTCACCGTGTCACCGGACGACGCTTCCAAACTTGTCCGGCATGTGGCACCCTATTTCACTGAGCAAGATCTGTGTCGCCGGGGCGCGTTCGAGGTCGTCGCGCGGATCGTCCACCACGGACACGACGCGCCACCCTTCACTCTCGCCACCGAACCGCTGCCCCCGGCGATACCGGGCCGGGCCGAGAAGTTGCGGGCCGCTGCACGGGCACGCACCGGGTTGAGCGTCGCGCGCCGCGCCAACACCACCAAGCGGCGGCGCCTGGCCGCCGCGCCCGGCTCCGACAAGGTACGCCCCGCTCCGGCTCTCGACCATCGCTTGGTCGAGTCGTCGGATGTGGACAAGGCCGGGTGA
- a CDS encoding DUF2637 domain-containing protein has translation MVAAVAAYASYDHQRAFALEHGAHGIAAAVWPLSVDGLLILASVALLDPALSLAREWVRLVVRAAFTAGICVSLAANVAAAGGWNWAGVLVAGWPPVALLLSAEILIHSTSRDDATETSASRTASPGQSRPFPVTSIGGGIVSPEPGTEPAVPHTSREGLPATEARLSGPGVRRGAAQRVMWEHYRAALAAGRTPTGAELDRIAGTHDYGRAVLARWRRIGRIPTTEPDETVSRVDTEATMVPAARAGTPGSVPNLSGDPVRPFETRAGAADRPGPAVPNSRTGPAGESGRAAA, from the coding sequence TTGGTCGCGGCGGTGGCGGCGTACGCGTCCTACGACCATCAGCGGGCGTTCGCGCTCGAGCATGGCGCGCACGGGATCGCGGCGGCGGTGTGGCCGCTGAGCGTGGACGGGCTGTTGATCCTGGCCAGTGTGGCGCTGCTGGACCCGGCGCTCTCGCTCGCGCGAGAGTGGGTGCGGCTGGTGGTACGGGCGGCGTTCACGGCGGGGATCTGCGTGTCGCTGGCCGCGAACGTCGCTGCTGCTGGCGGGTGGAACTGGGCCGGCGTCCTCGTCGCCGGGTGGCCGCCGGTCGCGCTGCTGCTGTCGGCGGAGATCCTTATCCACTCCACGAGCCGGGACGACGCCACCGAGACGTCCGCGTCCCGCACCGCGAGTCCGGGACAGTCCCGGCCGTTCCCGGTCACGAGTATCGGCGGCGGGATCGTCTCGCCGGAACCCGGGACCGAACCGGCTGTACCCCACACCAGCCGCGAGGGTTTACCCGCGACTGAGGCACGACTCTCGGGGCCTGGGGTTCGGCGGGGTGCGGCGCAGCGGGTGATGTGGGAGCACTACCGGGCCGCTCTCGCGGCCGGACGAACTCCGACCGGGGCGGAACTGGATCGGATAGCGGGCACTCACGATTATGGGCGTGCGGTGCTGGCACGCTGGCGCCGAATCGGCCGCATCCCCACCACCGAACCCGACGAGACTGTCTCTCGTGTGGACACCGAAGCCACGATGGTCCCGGCGGCCCGTGCGGGGACGCCCGGGAGCGTCCCGAACCTCTCCGGCGACCCGGTACGGCCGTTCGAGACACGTGCGGGTGCCGCCGATCGTCCCGGGCCTGCTGTCCCGAACTCGCGCACAGGGCCCGCCGGGGAATCTGGCAGGGCTGCCGCATGA